The following are encoded together in the Salvia hispanica cultivar TCC Black 2014 chromosome 6, UniMelb_Shisp_WGS_1.0, whole genome shotgun sequence genome:
- the LOC125194033 gene encoding protein NUCLEAR FUSION DEFECTIVE 6, mitochondrial-like isoform X2 has translation MAAFAARSAFRSAARSATARISAGVKPRSAPSPFRASSQTPLSARIFRSPVEMSCVSVMSMLPYHTATASAVLTSMLSVAPRGHGWSIEDG, from the exons ATGGCCGCCTTCGCCGCCAGATCAGCTTTTCGCTCCGCCGCGCGTAGCGCCACTGCGAGAATATCCGCCGGCGTCAAGCCTAGGTCAGCTCCATCTCCATTTCGCGCCTCATCTCAAACTCCGCTCTCCGCTCGCATTTTCAG GTCTCCCGTGGAGATGAGCTGTGTTAGCGTAATGTCTATGTTGCCGTACCATACTGCAACCGCCTCCGCCGTGCTCACTTCTATGCTATCTGTGGCGCCTCGCGGTCACGGTTGGAGCATTGAAG ATGGATGA
- the LOC125193540 gene encoding dormancy-associated protein 1-like isoform X1, which yields MVLLDRLWDDTVTGPQPHPQRSLNKVYTRPFNIKDIGVEGSIKYQRSLSMPSPTPLRKENIGTNPTVYDWWMIALQRGDEEQAPPERVIMKDPL from the exons ATGGTGCTCTTGGATCGTCTGTGGGATGATACGGTGACGGGGCCTCAGCCTCACCCACAGCGCAGCCTCAACAAGGTCTACACCAGGCCCTTCAACATCAAAG ATATTGGAGTAGAGGGAAGCATCAAGTACCAGAGATCTCTATCCATGCCGTCGCCCACCCCTCTGAGGAAGGAAAACATCGGAACAAACCCCACCGTTTATGACTGGTGGATGATT GCTTTACAGCGGGGAGACGAGGAGCAAGCACCACCAGAACGTGTGATTATGAAAGATCCTCTATAA
- the LOC125193540 gene encoding auxin-repressed 12.5 kDa protein-like isoform X2: MVLLDRLWDDTVTGPQPHPQRSLNKVYTRPFNIKDIGVEGSIKYQRSLSMPSPTPLRKENIGTNPTVYDWLYSGETRSKHHQNV, translated from the exons ATGGTGCTCTTGGATCGTCTGTGGGATGATACGGTGACGGGGCCTCAGCCTCACCCACAGCGCAGCCTCAACAAGGTCTACACCAGGCCCTTCAACATCAAAG ATATTGGAGTAGAGGGAAGCATCAAGTACCAGAGATCTCTATCCATGCCGTCGCCCACCCCTCTGAGGAAGGAAAACATCGGAACAAACCCCACCGTTTATGACTG GCTTTACAGCGGGGAGACGAGGAGCAAGCACCACCAGAACGTGTGA
- the LOC125191687 gene encoding uncharacterized protein At4g28440-like has translation MAAKAPSSEAQQQGGGSAGTKPGLRKPVFVKVDSLTPGTTGHTLVVKVLESTTVLSKKPRNPTFRGAQNQNTRIAECLIGDETGTILFTARNDQVEMMKPGNTVILRNAKIDMFKGSMRLAVDKWGRVEVTEPAEFVVKEENNLSLVEYELVNVEES, from the exons ATGGCAGCCAAAGCGCCGTCGTCGGAAGCTCAGCAGCAAGGCGGTGGTTCGGCTGGAACCAAGCCGGGGCTGCGCAAGCCGGTGTTCGTGAAGGTTGATTCTCTGACGCCGGGGACGACCGGACACACACTCGTCGTGAAAGTGCTGGAATCGACCACTGTTCTGAGCAAGAAGCCTCGGAATCCGACTTTCCGTGGGGCGCAGAATCAGAATACGAGGATTGCTGAATGCCTAATCGGAGATGAGACGGGCACAATTCTCTTTACGGCTCGTAACGATCAAG TTGAGATGATGAAGCCTGGTAATACGGTGATACTTCGCAATGCAAAGATTGACATGTTTAAGGGTTCGATGAGGCTTGCTGTCGATAAGTGGGGCCGTGTTGAGGTCACCGAGCCGGCTGAATTTGTGGTCAAAGAGGAAAATAATCTCTCCCTTGTGGAGTACGAATTGGTCAATGTCGAAGAATCTTGA
- the LOC125194033 gene encoding protein NUCLEAR FUSION DEFECTIVE 6, mitochondrial-like isoform X1 encodes MAAFAARSAFRSAARSATARISAGVKPRSAPSPFRASSQTPLSARIFRSPVEMSCVSVMSMLPYHTATASAVLTSMLSVAPRGHGWSIEGL; translated from the exons ATGGCCGCCTTCGCCGCCAGATCAGCTTTTCGCTCCGCCGCGCGTAGCGCCACTGCGAGAATATCCGCCGGCGTCAAGCCTAGGTCAGCTCCATCTCCATTTCGCGCCTCATCTCAAACTCCGCTCTCCGCTCGCATTTTCAG GTCTCCCGTGGAGATGAGCTGTGTTAGCGTAATGTCTATGTTGCCGTACCATACTGCAACCGCCTCCGCCGTGCTCACTTCTATGCTATCTGTGGCGCCTCGCGGTCACGGTTGGAGCATTGAAG GGTTATGA
- the LOC125195215 gene encoding dof zinc finger protein DOF1.6-like, with translation MDGARNEEGLIHQQDLEQRGRLRPEAAAHALEPSPRCPRCDSTNTKFCYYNNYSLSQPRYYCKSCRRYWTHGGTLRNVPIGGGCRKSKRPRISSPSSPPPLPRPRAVAAANPTAVVTMAGGPFFSSLAAMQSVGINQGAAAMGGGSRFGSNMALLQGMMNSPARLRSPLPANFYPPQQNLIQPGSFSSWTPSVSNVGATSSSAASAAGIWSSGGGDRAGSSFGASQWSDCNRSGAFDSSE, from the coding sequence atggatgGAGCAAGAAATGAAGAGGGTCTCATTCATCAACAAGATCTCGAGCAACGTGGGCGGCTGCGTCCTGAGGCGGCCGCCCACGCCCTCGAGCCCTCTCCAAGGTGCCCGCGGTGCGACTCCACCAACACCAAGTTTTGTTACTACAACAACTACAGCCTCTCTCAACCAAGATACTATTGCAAATCTTGCCGGAGGTATTGGACTCACGGCGGAACCCTAAGGAACGTCCCCATCGGCGGCGGCTGCCGGAAAAGCAAGCGCCCGAGGATTTCATCCCCCTCTTCGCCTCCGCCTCTTCCGAGGCCAAGAGCCGTGGCCGCAGCGAATCCGACAGCTGTCGTCACGATGGCCGGCGGCCCGTTTTTTTCCTCCTTGGCTGCAATGCAGTCCGTTGGGATCAATCAGGGGGCGGCGGCGATGGGTGGAGGAAGTCGTTTCGGTTCGAATATGGCCCTTTTGCAAGGGATGATGAATTCTCCGGCGCGTCTACGATCTCCGCTGCCGGCAAATTTTTATCCGCCGCAGCAAAACTTAATTCAGCCGGGGAGTTTTAGTTCTTGGACTCCAAGCGTGAGCAACGTCGGCGCTACCAGCTCTTCGGCTGCATCTGCGGCCGGAATCTGGAGCAGCGGCGGTGGCGATCGAGCGGGCTCTTCGTTTGGTGCCAGTCAATGGTCCGACTGTAATCGATCCGGCGCGTTTGATTCTTCTgaatga